One part of the Algibacter sp. L1A34 genome encodes these proteins:
- the ilvD gene encoding dihydroxy-acid dehydratase — MKELNKHSRRLTQDESQPASQAMLYAVGLTDEDMKKAQVGIASTGYDGNPCNMHLNNLAAEVKIECKIANLVGLGFNTIGVSDGISMGTSGMNYSLASRDIIADSIETVMNAQSYDALVSVVGCDKNMPGAVIAMLRLNRPSIMMYGGTIASGKYKGRKLNIVSAFEALGQKVAGEIGEEEYRDIIKSAIPGAGACGGMYTANTMASAIECMGFALPYNSSIPAENPNKLSESERTALAIKNLLELDLKPLDIITKKSIENAIALVNALGGSTNAVLHFLAIAHAADIEFTLEDFQRVSDRTPLIADLKPSGKYLMEDVHGVGGTPAVMKYLLDNGYLYGDCMTVTGKTLAENLKDVEALSFDEDSQDVIYPKDKALKSSGNLQILYGNLATEGAVAKISGNEGLLFEGKAVVYDGEQAANTGISNGEVERGDVVVIRYVGPKGGPGMPEMLKPTSLIMGAGLGKSVALITDGRFSGGTHGFVVGHITPEAQEGGTIGLLKTGDKIKISAEDNSINVLLSDEELAERKTQWVQPELKHTKGILYKYAKSVASASKGCVTDAF; from the coding sequence ATGAAGGAACTCAATAAACATAGTAGAAGGTTAACTCAAGATGAATCTCAACCAGCATCTCAAGCGATGTTATATGCGGTAGGATTGACCGATGAGGATATGAAAAAAGCCCAAGTGGGCATTGCAAGTACAGGTTACGATGGTAACCCATGTAATATGCATTTAAATAATTTAGCTGCAGAAGTTAAAATAGAGTGTAAAATAGCCAATTTGGTTGGTTTGGGGTTTAATACTATTGGTGTTAGTGATGGTATTTCAATGGGAACTTCGGGTATGAATTACTCTTTAGCCTCTCGTGATATTATTGCAGATTCTATTGAAACGGTAATGAATGCTCAAAGTTATGATGCACTTGTTTCTGTTGTTGGTTGCGATAAAAATATGCCAGGAGCTGTTATAGCTATGTTACGCTTAAATCGTCCGTCAATTATGATGTATGGTGGTACGATAGCGTCAGGTAAATATAAAGGAAGAAAATTAAACATTGTTTCAGCTTTTGAGGCTTTAGGACAAAAAGTTGCAGGCGAAATTGGTGAAGAAGAATATAGAGATATTATAAAAAGTGCTATACCAGGAGCGGGAGCTTGTGGAGGAATGTATACAGCAAACACTATGGCTTCTGCAATAGAGTGTATGGGATTTGCATTACCTTATAATTCTTCTATTCCTGCTGAGAATCCAAATAAATTATCTGAAAGTGAGAGAACAGCTCTTGCTATAAAAAACCTTTTGGAGTTAGATTTAAAGCCTTTAGATATTATTACTAAAAAATCTATTGAAAATGCTATTGCACTTGTAAACGCATTGGGTGGATCTACAAATGCTGTATTGCACTTTTTAGCAATTGCTCATGCTGCAGATATCGAATTTACATTAGAAGATTTTCAACGTGTTAGCGATAGAACGCCTTTAATAGCAGATTTAAAACCTAGTGGAAAATATTTAATGGAAGATGTTCATGGTGTTGGTGGAACTCCAGCTGTAATGAAATATTTATTAGATAATGGTTATTTATACGGTGATTGTATGACGGTAACCGGAAAAACTTTAGCTGAAAATTTAAAAGATGTTGAAGCACTTTCGTTTGATGAAGATAGTCAAGACGTTATATATCCAAAAGATAAAGCATTAAAATCTTCAGGGAACTTGCAAATCCTTTACGGGAACTTAGCAACGGAAGGTGCTGTAGCAAAAATATCAGGAAACGAAGGTTTATTATTTGAAGGAAAAGCTGTTGTTTACGATGGTGAGCAAGCTGCAAATACTGGGATTTCAAATGGAGAAGTAGAAAGAGGCGATGTTGTCGTTATTAGATATGTAGGTCCAAAAGGAGGTCCAGGAATGCCAGAAATGCTAAAACCAACCTCATTAATTATGGGAGCAGGTTTAGGTAAATCTGTTGCATTAATTACAGATGGTCGTTTTTCTGGAGGAACACACGGTTTTGTTGTTGGGCATATTACCCCAGAAGCACAAGAAGGCGGAACCATTGGTTTATTAAAAACTGGTGATAAAATAAAAATTAGTGCTGAAGATAATTCTATCAACGTATTACTTTCTGATGAAGAATTGGCAGAAAGAAAAACACAATGGGTTCAGCCAGAATTAAAACATACAAAAGGAATATTATATAAATATGCAAAATCTGTTGCATCGGCTTCTAAAGGCTGTGTAACGGATGCGTTTTAA
- the metK gene encoding methionine adenosyltransferase, translated as MAYLFTSESVSEGHPDKVADQISDALIDNFLAFDTESKVACETLVTTGQVVLAGEVKSTTYLDVQKIARDTINKIGYTKGEYMFDGNSCGVLSAIHEQSDDISQGVDRGTKEEQGAGDQGMMFGYASNETENFMPLALDLSHRILKVLAELRRENKDITYLRPDSKSQVTIEYSDDNVPQRIDAIVVSTQHDDFDADDIMLAKIRKDIVEILIPRVISDLPETIQNLFNNDIKYHINPTGKFVIGGPHGDTGLTGRKIIVDTYGGKGAHGGGAFSGKDPSKVDRSAAYATRHIAKNLVAAGVASEVLVQVSYAIGVVEPMGIFIDTYGTCTFNMTDGEIAEKVSELFDMRPFAIEERLKLRAPIYSETAAYGHMGRKNETVTKSFSQPNGESITLDVELFTWEKLDYVDKVKAAFGL; from the coding sequence ATGGCTTATTTATTTACTTCAGAAAGTGTTTCTGAAGGACACCCAGATAAGGTGGCGGATCAAATTAGTGATGCGTTAATCGACAATTTTTTAGCTTTTGATACCGAATCGAAAGTAGCATGCGAAACCCTTGTTACTACTGGACAAGTAGTACTTGCTGGTGAAGTGAAATCAACAACTTATTTAGATGTTCAAAAAATTGCTAGAGATACTATCAATAAAATTGGATATACTAAAGGAGAGTATATGTTTGATGGAAATTCGTGTGGCGTACTTTCCGCTATTCACGAACAATCAGACGATATTAGTCAAGGTGTAGATCGCGGAACCAAAGAAGAACAAGGTGCAGGAGATCAAGGTATGATGTTTGGTTATGCTAGTAATGAAACAGAAAATTTCATGCCATTAGCTTTAGATTTGTCTCACAGGATTTTAAAAGTTTTAGCAGAATTACGTCGCGAAAATAAAGATATTACTTACTTAAGACCAGATTCTAAAAGTCAAGTAACTATTGAATATAGTGATGATAATGTACCACAACGTATTGATGCCATCGTAGTTTCTACACAACATGATGATTTTGATGCCGACGATATTATGCTTGCAAAAATCAGAAAAGATATTGTTGAAATTTTAATTCCACGCGTAATTTCAGATTTACCTGAAACTATTCAGAATTTATTCAATAACGATATTAAATATCATATAAACCCTACTGGTAAATTTGTTATTGGTGGACCTCATGGTGATACTGGTTTAACTGGTAGAAAAATTATTGTAGATACTTACGGTGGTAAAGGCGCACATGGTGGCGGTGCTTTCTCAGGAAAAGATCCAAGTAAAGTAGACAGAAGTGCTGCTTATGCTACAAGACATATTGCTAAAAATTTAGTAGCAGCAGGTGTTGCTAGTGAAGTTTTAGTACAAGTTAGTTATGCTATTGGTGTTGTTGAACCTATGGGAATTTTTATAGATACTTACGGAACTTGTACCTTTAATATGACCGACGGAGAAATAGCTGAAAAAGTTTCAGAACTTTTCGATATGCGTCCATTTGCTATCGAAGAGCGTTTAAAACTTAGAGCACCTATATATAGCGAAACCGCTGCATACGGACACATGGGACGTAAAAATGAAACGGTTACTAAATCATTCTCACAACCAAACGGTGAATCAATAACATTAGATGTTGAATTATTTACTTGGGAGAAATTAGATTATGTAGATAAAGTAAAAGCTGCTTTCGGATTGTAA
- the ilvA gene encoding threonine ammonia-lyase IlvA, with protein MKEITYFPSINNIKRAADTIKKVSAVTPLGQSLRLSENFEANIFLKREDLQQVRSYKIRGAYNKISSLTQEEAQNGVVCASAGNHAQGVALSCKLLKIKGTIYMPTPTPNQKIEQVKMFGGDFINIKLEGDTFDDANNAAAEECTALGKSFIHPFNDEKVIEGQGTVGLEILEQATEPIDYVFIAVGGGGLASGLSTVFKELSPNTKIIGVEPEGAPSMTTSIKNNKNTEIQTIEKFVDGAAVKRVGDLTFAICKENLHAMITVPEGKVCQTILELYNKDAIVVEPAGALSISALDFYAEEIKGKNVVCVVSGSNNDITRTAEIKERALLYANLKHYFIVKFPQRAGALKEFVVEILGPDDDITHFQYAKKTNRENGSAVVGIVLKSAKDLEPLIAKMKERNFFGDYLNDKPDLFQFLV; from the coding sequence ATGAAGGAGATCACTTACTTTCCTAGTATTAATAATATAAAGCGAGCTGCTGATACTATAAAAAAAGTGTCGGCAGTTACGCCTTTAGGGCAAAGCCTTCGTCTTTCAGAAAATTTTGAAGCTAATATTTTTTTAAAACGAGAAGATTTACAGCAAGTACGCTCGTATAAAATACGTGGTGCTTATAATAAAATAAGTTCTCTAACTCAAGAGGAAGCTCAAAATGGAGTAGTTTGTGCTAGTGCAGGAAACCATGCGCAAGGTGTGGCTTTATCTTGTAAATTACTTAAAATCAAAGGCACTATTTATATGCCTACACCAACGCCAAATCAGAAAATAGAACAAGTTAAAATGTTTGGTGGCGATTTTATCAATATTAAACTCGAAGGAGATACGTTTGATGATGCCAACAATGCCGCAGCTGAAGAATGTACAGCATTAGGTAAGAGCTTTATTCACCCTTTTAATGATGAAAAAGTTATTGAAGGTCAAGGTACTGTTGGACTTGAAATTTTAGAACAAGCCACAGAACCTATAGATTATGTGTTTATAGCTGTTGGAGGTGGCGGATTGGCATCTGGTTTATCAACTGTTTTTAAAGAACTTTCTCCAAATACTAAAATTATTGGTGTGGAACCAGAAGGTGCGCCATCGATGACCACTTCAATCAAAAATAATAAGAACACTGAAATCCAGACTATAGAAAAATTTGTTGATGGCGCAGCGGTAAAACGAGTAGGCGACTTAACCTTTGCAATCTGTAAAGAAAATTTACATGCCATGATAACTGTTCCGGAAGGTAAAGTGTGCCAAACAATCTTAGAACTTTATAACAAGGATGCTATTGTGGTAGAACCTGCTGGAGCTTTAAGTATATCTGCATTAGATTTTTATGCAGAAGAAATAAAAGGAAAAAACGTAGTTTGTGTAGTTTCTGGGAGTAATAATGATATAACCCGAACAGCAGAAATAAAAGAACGTGCCTTGCTGTATGCTAATTTAAAGCATTATTTTATTGTGAAATTTCCGCAAAGAGCTGGAGCTTTAAAAGAATTTGTTGTTGAAATTTTAGGACCAGACGATGATATTACACATTTTCAATACGCTAAAAAAACAAATCGTGAAAACGGTTCGGCTGTAGTTGGTATTGTGCTTAAATCTGCAAAAGATTTAGAACCGCTTATAGCCAAAATGAAAGAACGAAATTTCTTTGGAGATTACTTAAATGATAAGCCCGATTTATTTCAGTTTTTAGTGTAG
- a CDS encoding NADP-dependent glyceraldehyde-3-phosphate dehydrogenase: MKTKFQEIPEAYKIDSLFHQSTYLVNGELKHWEGETAEVYSTISSTKDYKPTVLGTIPQLGEAEALEALESATNAYDKGQGLWPTMKVIDRIACMEKFVEEMKTKREEVVKLLMWEIGKNLPDSEKEFDRTVDYIYDTIEGYKQIDRDSAKFEKNSGVYAHIRRGPLGVVLCLGPYNYPLNETFTLLIPALIMGNPVVFKPAKIGVLLISPLLEAFQSSFPKGVVNIVYGRGRVLATPIMQSGKIDVLALIGNSESANALQAQHPKGNRLRMVLGLEAKNPAIVLPDADLDLAVEECLAGTLSFNGQRCTALKVIYVHESVVEEFNRLFAFKVDQLKFGNPWEAGAKLTPLPEKEKPGYIQELIDDAKDKGAEILNKKGGETTDNFIFPAVLYPVTKDMRVFKEEQFGPVVPVVSFSDIEEPLHDMAESDYGQQVSLFGQNVHTLSPLIDTLVNLVCRVNLNSSCQRGPDVYPFTGRKDSAYGTLSVHDALRSFSIRTFVASKDNAYNNAILKELLEKKTSNFISTDYIL, encoded by the coding sequence ATGAAAACTAAATTTCAAGAAATTCCAGAAGCATATAAGATAGATTCTTTATTTCACCAATCAACTTATTTGGTTAATGGAGAACTTAAACACTGGGAAGGAGAAACGGCAGAAGTATATTCTACGATTTCATCTACTAAAGATTATAAACCAACCGTATTAGGTACCATTCCTCAGTTAGGAGAAGCCGAAGCTTTAGAGGCTTTAGAATCTGCAACTAATGCCTATGATAAAGGACAAGGTTTATGGCCAACTATGAAAGTGATTGATAGAATTGCTTGCATGGAAAAGTTTGTTGAAGAAATGAAAACCAAACGCGAAGAAGTTGTAAAACTTTTGATGTGGGAAATTGGAAAAAACTTACCAGATTCTGAAAAAGAGTTTGATAGAACAGTCGATTATATTTATGATACCATTGAAGGATATAAACAAATAGATAGAGACTCGGCAAAATTCGAGAAAAACTCTGGGGTTTATGCACATATTCGTCGTGGTCCATTAGGTGTAGTATTATGCCTAGGGCCATATAATTATCCTTTAAATGAAACTTTTACACTGTTAATTCCTGCATTAATCATGGGGAATCCTGTAGTGTTTAAACCAGCAAAAATAGGTGTACTATTAATTTCACCTTTACTAGAAGCTTTTCAGAGTAGTTTTCCAAAAGGCGTCGTTAATATTGTTTATGGTCGTGGTCGTGTTTTGGCAACACCAATTATGCAATCGGGTAAAATTGATGTGTTGGCTTTAATAGGTAATAGTGAATCTGCAAATGCATTGCAAGCGCAGCATCCAAAAGGGAATAGATTGCGTATGGTTTTAGGTTTAGAAGCTAAAAACCCAGCAATAGTTTTACCAGATGCCGATTTAGATTTAGCAGTAGAAGAATGTTTAGCGGGAACACTTTCGTTTAACGGACAACGCTGTACGGCTTTAAAAGTAATATATGTTCACGAATCGGTTGTCGAAGAATTTAATAGATTGTTTGCTTTTAAAGTAGATCAACTTAAATTTGGAAACCCATGGGAAGCAGGAGCAAAATTAACACCACTTCCAGAGAAAGAGAAGCCAGGGTATATTCAAGAATTAATTGATGATGCTAAAGATAAAGGTGCAGAAATTTTAAATAAAAAAGGAGGAGAAACTACAGATAATTTTATTTTTCCAGCGGTACTTTATCCTGTAACAAAAGATATGCGTGTATTTAAAGAAGAACAATTTGGACCAGTGGTACCAGTGGTTTCTTTTTCAGATATCGAAGAACCTCTTCATGATATGGCAGAGTCTGATTATGGACAACAAGTAAGTTTGTTTGGTCAAAATGTGCATACACTTTCACCGTTAATTGATACTTTGGTTAATTTAGTTTGCCGAGTAAATTTAAACAGCTCATGCCAACGTGGACCAGATGTTTATCCTTTTACAGGAAGAAAAGATTCGGCTTATGGAACATTAAGTGTGCACGATGCTTTACGTTCTTTTTCAATTAGAACCTTTGTTGCTTCAAAAGATAACGCTTATAATAATGCTATTTTAAAAGAATTATTAGAGAAGAAAACATCTAACTTTATTAGCACAGACTATATTTTATAA
- the ilvC gene encoding ketol-acid reductoisomerase, with protein sequence MGNYFNTLSLRDKLNQLSKCRFMDSSEFEDGVNALKGKKIVIVGCGAQGLNQGLNMRDSGLDISYTLRDAAIAEKRQSFLNASDNGFTVGTYQELIPTADLVLNLTPDKQHTSVVKAIMPLMKKGATLSYSHGFNIVEEGTQVREDLTVIMVAPKCPGTEVREEYKRGFGVPTLIAVHEENDPEGKGWAQAKAYAAATGGDKAGVLASSFIAEVKSDLMGEQTILCGLLQTGSILCFDKMVEKGIDAGYASKLIQYGWETITEGLKYGGITNMMDRLSNPAKIKAFELSEELKDIMRPLFQKHMDDIIEGRFSAGMMADWANDDKDLLGWRAATAETAFEKTPAGDVEISEQEFYDNGVLMVAMVRAGVELAFEAMTDSGIIEASAYYESLHETPLIANTIARRKLYEMNAVISDTAEYGCYLFDHACKPLLADFMKTVDTDIIGKPYATSNGAGVDNAKLIEVNAALRNHPVEKVGTFLRASMTAMKPIV encoded by the coding sequence ATGGGAAATTATTTTAACACCTTATCATTAAGAGATAAATTAAATCAATTATCTAAATGTAGATTTATGGACTCTTCGGAATTTGAAGATGGTGTAAATGCTTTAAAAGGTAAAAAAATTGTTATAGTAGGTTGTGGTGCACAAGGTTTAAATCAAGGATTGAATATGAGAGATTCTGGTTTAGATATTTCTTATACACTTCGTGACGCTGCCATTGCAGAAAAACGCCAATCTTTTTTAAATGCAAGCGATAATGGTTTTACTGTTGGTACTTACCAAGAGTTAATTCCTACTGCAGATTTAGTATTAAACTTAACACCAGATAAACAACATACAAGTGTAGTAAAAGCGATAATGCCTTTAATGAAAAAAGGAGCAACATTATCTTATTCTCACGGTTTTAATATTGTTGAAGAAGGAACTCAAGTTCGTGAAGATTTAACAGTAATCATGGTAGCTCCAAAATGTCCAGGGACAGAAGTAAGAGAAGAATATAAAAGAGGATTTGGTGTACCAACTTTAATAGCGGTTCATGAAGAAAACGATCCAGAAGGAAAAGGTTGGGCACAAGCAAAAGCTTACGCTGCAGCAACTGGAGGTGATAAAGCAGGTGTTTTAGCATCTTCTTTTATTGCTGAAGTAAAGTCTGATTTAATGGGAGAGCAAACTATTTTATGTGGTTTACTTCAAACAGGATCTATCCTTTGTTTCGATAAAATGGTAGAAAAAGGAATCGATGCAGGTTATGCTTCTAAATTAATTCAATATGGATGGGAAACTATTACAGAAGGTCTTAAATATGGTGGTATTACTAACATGATGGATCGTCTTTCTAATCCAGCAAAAATTAAAGCTTTTGAACTTTCAGAAGAATTAAAAGATATAATGCGTCCATTATTCCAAAAACATATGGATGATATTATTGAAGGTCGTTTTTCTGCAGGTATGATGGCAGATTGGGCTAACGATGATAAAGATTTATTAGGGTGGAGAGCTGCAACTGCAGAAACTGCATTTGAAAAAACACCAGCTGGTGATGTTGAAATTTCTGAACAAGAATTTTATGATAATGGTGTATTAATGGTTGCTATGGTAAGAGCAGGTGTAGAATTAGCTTTTGAAGCTATGACAGATTCTGGAATTATCGAAGCATCGGCTTATTATGAGTCTTTACACGAAACTCCACTTATAGCAAATACAATTGCAAGACGTAAATTATATGAAATGAACGCTGTAATTTCTGATACTGCTGAGTACGGATGTTATTTATTCGATCACGCTTGTAAGCCTTTATTAGCAGATTTCATGAAAACTGTTGATACTGATATTATCGGAAAACCTTATGCTACTAGTAATGGTGCAGGTGTAGATAATGCTAAATTAATTGAAGTAAATGCTGCTTTAAGAAATCACCCAGTTGAAAAAGTTGGAACGTTCTTAAGAGCATCTATGACGGCTATGAAGCCAATAGTTTAA
- a CDS encoding protein-disulfide reductase DsbD domain-containing protein, producing the protein MKSIFIIVAVLALNITQAQILEPVNWETSVNRVSDTEFDLIATATIDSGWHLYSQTVPEDGPIATSFSFDGNGKFLKKGNTKEDEGHVVDDPIFGMKIKYFDNKAIFKQRIKIKTKKSFTVEAVVNFMVCNDSRCLSPTDEDLLFTVD; encoded by the coding sequence ATGAAAAGTATATTTATAATTGTTGCAGTTCTAGCTTTAAACATAACGCAAGCTCAAATATTAGAGCCTGTGAATTGGGAAACTTCAGTTAATAGGGTATCGGATACCGAATTTGATTTAATAGCAACAGCAACTATAGATTCTGGTTGGCATTTATATTCGCAAACGGTTCCAGAGGATGGACCTATAGCAACGAGTTTTAGTTTTGATGGAAATGGTAAATTTCTTAAAAAGGGGAATACTAAAGAAGATGAAGGTCATGTTGTAGATGATCCTATTTTTGGAATGAAGATAAAATATTTTGATAATAAGGCTATTTTTAAACAGCGTATAAAGATTAAAACTAAAAAGAGCTTTACTGTAGAAGCTGTGGTTAATTTTATGGTATGTAACGATAGTAGATGTTTATCTCCAACAGATGAGGATTTGTTGTTTACGGTAGACTAA
- the ilvN gene encoding acetolactate synthase small subunit, which yields MNQDIQSFTISIYTENNIGLLNRISAIFQRRHINIESLTTSQSEIDGVNRFVIVVNMCEEQAIKIVKQIEKQVETIRAFYHIEDDTIFTESSMFKIRSELLFNEPQIQNIIKESYARIVTVNKDFFVLEKSGRRLEIENLRKELSVYGIMQFVRSGRIAVTKEEMKVTEVLKAFNNKY from the coding sequence ATGAATCAAGATATACAATCATTTACGATTTCAATTTATACCGAAAATAATATCGGGTTATTAAATCGTATTTCAGCTATTTTTCAACGTAGACACATAAATATAGAAAGTTTAACAACTTCACAATCGGAAATTGATGGTGTAAATCGCTTTGTTATTGTTGTTAATATGTGCGAAGAACAAGCCATAAAAATTGTTAAACAAATAGAAAAACAAGTAGAAACTATTCGTGCATTTTATCATATTGAAGATGATACTATTTTTACAGAATCGAGTATGTTTAAAATAAGATCTGAATTATTGTTTAACGAACCTCAAATTCAGAATATTATAAAAGAAAGTTATGCTCGAATTGTAACCGTAAATAAAGATTTTTTCGTTTTAGAAAAATCTGGAAGACGTCTAGAAATTGAAAATTTACGCAAGGAACTAAGTGTTTATGGCATTATGCAGTTTGTGCGTTCGGGAAGGATTGCAGTGACTAAAGAAGAAATGAAAGTAACAGAAGTGCTTAAAGCCTTCAATAATAAATACTAA
- the ilvB gene encoding biosynthetic-type acetolactate synthase large subunit, with translation MKDTQTIEKQEGKTQETMRITGSEAIIHCLLAEGVDILYGYPGGAIMPVYDELYKFQHKIHHVLTRHEQGAAHAAQGYARISGKVGVAMATSGPGATNLITGIADAQIDSTPIVCITGQVASHLLGSDAFQETDIVGISTPVTKWNCQVTKASQIPEAIAQAFYIAKSGRPGPVLVDITKDAQLEEFDFKYEKCTGIRSYNPIPKTDKEAVKAAAKLINAAKKPMIVWGQGVILGKAEAELKAVIEKAGIPSAWTILGASAVPTSHPLNIGMVGMHGNYAPNVLTNECDVLIAIGMRFDDRVTGNLKTYAKQAKVIHFEIDPAEIDKNVKTEVAVLGNSKDSLSQLLPLLNEANHEAWLQEFKDLYAIEFEKVIKEDLSPSKEGLTMGEVIKQINIETKGNAAIVSDVGQHQMIACRYADFNITKSNITSGGLGTMGFALPAAIGAKMAAPDREVVAIIGDGGFQMNIQELGTIFQQKTPVKIVVLNNEFLGMVRQWQQLFFDKRYASTEMTNPNFVAIAEGYYIKARKVEKREELADAVKEMIESKESYFLEVCVEKEGNVFPMIETGASVSDVRLC, from the coding sequence ATGAAAGACACTCAAACCATAGAAAAACAGGAAGGTAAGACGCAAGAGACTATGCGAATTACTGGTAGCGAGGCCATTATTCATTGCTTATTAGCCGAAGGAGTAGATATACTTTACGGTTATCCAGGTGGTGCAATTATGCCTGTTTACGACGAATTGTATAAATTTCAACACAAAATTCATCACGTGTTAACACGTCATGAACAAGGAGCTGCGCATGCAGCACAAGGTTATGCACGTATTTCAGGAAAAGTTGGGGTTGCTATGGCAACTTCAGGACCTGGTGCAACAAATTTAATAACAGGTATTGCTGATGCTCAAATAGATTCTACACCAATAGTGTGTATTACTGGGCAAGTCGCTTCGCATTTGTTAGGTAGTGATGCTTTTCAGGAAACTGATATTGTTGGTATTTCTACACCAGTTACAAAATGGAATTGCCAAGTAACCAAAGCATCTCAAATTCCAGAAGCTATAGCTCAAGCATTTTATATTGCTAAGAGTGGGCGTCCGGGACCGGTTTTAGTAGATATTACTAAAGATGCTCAGTTGGAAGAATTCGATTTTAAATATGAAAAATGTACGGGAATAAGAAGTTATAATCCCATACCAAAAACAGATAAAGAAGCTGTTAAAGCTGCTGCAAAATTAATTAACGCAGCAAAAAAACCAATGATTGTTTGGGGCCAAGGTGTTATTTTAGGTAAAGCCGAAGCAGAATTAAAAGCTGTAATTGAAAAAGCGGGAATTCCTTCAGCTTGGACCATTCTTGGAGCTTCAGCAGTACCAACTTCTCATCCATTAAATATTGGTATGGTTGGTATGCACGGTAATTATGCTCCTAATGTATTAACCAATGAATGCGATGTGTTAATTGCTATTGGTATGCGTTTTGATGATCGTGTTACAGGAAATTTAAAAACCTATGCAAAGCAAGCTAAAGTGATTCATTTTGAAATTGATCCTGCGGAGATTGATAAAAATGTAAAAACAGAAGTGGCTGTTTTGGGAAATTCTAAAGATAGTTTATCACAATTACTTCCTTTATTAAATGAAGCAAATCATGAGGCTTGGTTACAAGAATTTAAAGATTTGTATGCTATTGAGTTCGAAAAGGTTATTAAAGAAGATCTTTCGCCAAGTAAAGAAGGCTTAACCATGGGTGAAGTGATAAAACAGATAAATATTGAGACTAAAGGTAATGCTGCTATAGTTTCCGATGTTGGGCAACACCAAATGATTGCTTGTCGTTATGCCGATTTTAATATCACAAAAAGTAATATTACTTCGGGTGGTTTAGGAACTATGGGCTTTGCTCTTCCAGCAGCTATTGGAGCTAAAATGGCAGCGCCAGATCGCGAGGTGGTTGCTATTATTGGTGATGGTGGTTTTCAAATGAATATTCAAGAATTAGGAACTATTTTTCAGCAAAAAACACCTGTTAAAATTGTAGTTTTAAATAACGAGTTTTTAGGAATGGTGCGCCAATGGCAACAGTTGTTTTTCGATAAGCGCTATGCATCAACGGAAATGACAAATCCTAACTTTGTGGCTATTGCAGAAGGCTATTATATCAAAGCTAGGAAAGTTGAAAAACGTGAAGAGTTGGCAGATGCAGTAAAGGAAATGATTGAATCTAAAGAATCGTATTTCTTAGAAGTTTGCGTAGAGAAAGAAGGAAACGTTTTTCCAATGATTGAAACCGGAGCTTCAGTTTCAGATGTAAGATTGTGCTAA